In the genome of Burkholderia diffusa, one region contains:
- a CDS encoding SDR family oxidoreductase gives MTVEKVALVTAAGKGMGAAIARDLASSGYRVALMSPSGSAVELAGELGGFGMAGSVTEDADIERFVNGTLAKYGRIDAVVNNTGHPPKGDLLAIEDDKWHAGLDLIVLNVVRVLRRVTPVFLKQGGGAVVNISSFAADAPEQAMPVSSALRAALSSVTRLYADRYAKDNIRINSVLPGFIDSWPETPEIVARIPVGRFGRTQEIAQTVTFLLSEGAGYITGQNIRVDGGIVRAL, from the coding sequence ATGACTGTAGAGAAAGTGGCATTGGTGACGGCGGCGGGCAAGGGCATGGGCGCTGCAATCGCGCGGGATCTTGCGAGCAGCGGTTATCGCGTGGCGCTGATGTCGCCGTCCGGCAGCGCGGTAGAGCTTGCCGGGGAACTCGGCGGTTTCGGCATGGCTGGCTCCGTCACGGAAGATGCCGACATCGAGCGTTTCGTGAACGGGACGCTCGCGAAGTACGGCCGCATCGACGCGGTCGTCAACAACACCGGGCATCCGCCAAAGGGCGACCTGCTCGCGATCGAGGACGACAAATGGCACGCGGGGCTCGACCTGATCGTGCTCAACGTCGTTCGCGTGCTGCGCCGGGTGACGCCCGTCTTCCTGAAGCAGGGCGGCGGCGCGGTGGTCAACATCTCGAGCTTCGCGGCCGATGCACCCGAGCAGGCGATGCCGGTGTCGTCCGCGCTGCGCGCGGCGCTGAGTTCCGTCACGCGCCTGTACGCCGATCGATATGCGAAGGACAACATCCGCATCAATTCGGTGCTGCCCGGCTTCATCGACAGCTGGCCGGAGACGCCCGAGATCGTCGCGCGCATTCCGGTCGGCCGCTTCGGCAGAACGCAGGAGATCGCGCAGACGGTGACGTTTCTGCTGTCGGAAGGCGCCGGCTACATCACCGGCCAGAACATTCGGGTCGACGGCGGGATCGTGCGCGCACTGTAA